aaattgaaataactaaattaaatcgATTGAAATTGgtggtttgattttattctAAGGGGTGATCGGACTAAATAACCCAAGATTAACTAAGCCTAATCTTtggttaaattaaatatgagtttAAGTCGCTATCAAAGTATTATTAATTTGTCATACTTGAACCGAACATGTTATAAGAGTTAGCTAAACAAGTTAATTGAACGAGAGAACATGCAAATACATAATTCTTGTATTAAGAGGGAGTCCATTTGAGGGGTACCCATTAGGTGATAATAggtaaaaaaaactaaacttaTGTGTCGAGGTGCGACGaagaaacataaacaaaatattattctttttatgtGCAATGATTCCAATAATTCACAATTTATGGTCAACatcaaattatattaattaatagacAAAATGTACTGTTCTATCACTAAATGCAATCTTGCAATGTTTCCCAATTAGGGCCACATTTGTGATCTTCATTGACATATGTCATGACAAACACTATTTAGAAGTAATTAATGGTGGATATAAATGTAGAAAATGCAGAAGAATcattatatataagtataaaaaataacccttttttaagtgaattttgaaaattaaaaaattttaaaacaatatgCTTATAAATTTCATCgaataataacattattattaaaatcaatGTAAGAGTAAACTAATCATTTTGATTAGTCAtcccttaattttctctaataatTTCGGTAACATATTTTTGTCTATTTACTTATTTGTCTCTATTTTTTATCGATATTAACTCATCgatactaaaaattaattgttgaatgTTTTTGACATCTCTTTACTCATtgtagaaattttaaaaattaaaaactcaatcAAGAAGCCCTAATTTAGCAATTTGGAGTGAATTTGGATAGAAATGTTTCTTAAAATCTTATATCTATGGATTATGGAAAATTTCCGGGAAAACAGTAGAAAACGGGGAGGTGGACAGAGCCCGTGGAGtgtaatgaaatgaaatatagatagcgagagagagagagagagagagagagagaatctctCTGTGTGTCTGTGTCTGTgtctgtgtgtgcgtgtgttgaTGTGAAAACAGTGAAAGTTTGTCTCGGCGGGATTGGAGGGAGTTTTCGCATTTTCATCTCGATATTCAGCCATTATTGCTCGCTTCATTCAAATCAAACCCTAAGTTGcgctctctctcactctctctctctcttactagAAAATAATCAGTATTCGCTCTCAGAGATCTGCGAATCGTCTCCTCTGTATCCACCATGCTTCCATTCATTCACTTCACTGGTGTCGCTCTGTGCATATAAATTTATGTGTGATGTGTAAATGAGGTTTTTGGAGTAGTTGTTTTCATTGATTTGCAGTGATGTCAGAAATGCGGGGCCGAGGCAGTGGATTTGATCCGAGCAATCTGCATTTGAAGAAGGAGTTGACGCAAATCCGGAAGGCAGCTCGGGTGCTGAGAGATCCCGGCACGACCTCGTCCTGGCGGTCGCCGCTCAGCACCGCCAGATCCGCTGCTGCTGCCGCGGCGGCGGCCAATGTGGCTTCATCTTCGAACCAGGATCAGTACTACTCGCACCACCGCCACAGGAGCAGCGGTGGCGGCGGAGACGATGCTGGTAGGATTTTGCAGTATCAGTCTCCGTTTGCTAGGGACAGGAAGATATTTCTGCACAATTGGAGGACTGGTCAGAGGTCCTCGAGCGAGAAGAGCGTCGCCACGACGGCGAAGTCGGAGGAGAAGAGGCGGCAGAGACCAGAGGGCGATGGCCGTGACGACGGGAATGATGGCTCCTCGTCGTCTTCGGTTCCGGAGGAGAGTGTAGAGGACAGCTTGAGCGATGCGCAAAATGGCGGCGACTCGAAGAGTGACACTTATATTGCCGATCGGTACGCTTCGAAGCTCTTCAAATGCAAAGATACAAACCTTGCGCCATCGATTAGACGGAATTCGATTAAGAAGAAATCGAAGGTTAATAAGCATTTGGCTATGGCGTTGAGACAGCAAATAGTGGAAAATAGGAGGTATTCCAGGCAACCCTTAGAGGCTTTGGGCCGTGAGGACTCGGCCAGCTTGGTTGATCAATCGGATGATACAGAGGACTACTACAACTCGGAGGATTTGCAAAGAATTTCTGCAGCCTCACCATTGCTAGCCAGACTTAAAAACAAGAATTGGCCTCACTCATCTAAATTGTTGAGAAATAGTAGAAAAGAAGACTCATCTTATACGTACAATAGTACTCCGGCATTGTCAACAAGTTCTTACAACAGATATGTAAATCGGAATCCAAGCACTGTTGGGTCTTGGGATGCTACTACTGCGTCCTTAAATGATGGGGATGATGAGGTGGATGATCAGTTAGATTTGCCAGGTCGTCAAGGATGTGGGATTCCTTGCTACTGGTCAAAGAGGGCAACCCCAAAGCATAGGGGAGCTTGTGGAAGTTGTTATTCTCCTTCACTGTCAGATACTTTGAGGAGAAAAGGAAGTAGCATCTTTTGTGGAAGCCAAACTATGTATCAAAGGCGTCATAGGGGATCATCCTCCAGTTCCAAAAAGAAGAGACTTGCTTCCAGAACAGCTCAGGGTGTTGTACCTTTGCTAACCAATCGTGGGGATGGGCAAGGAGGATCGTCTATAGAAACTGGGGACAGTGATGATGAGCTCTCCACAAATTATGGGGAGCTAGATTTGGAAGCCTTGAGTCGGTTGGATGGGAGGAGGTGGTCATCAAGTTGTAGGAGTCAGGAAGGATTAGAGCTCGTAGCTTTAAATGGGGATGCAGAAACCGAAAGTACACCAGAAAACATCAGAAGCTTGAGTCAGAAATACAGACCAATGTTCTTTGAAGAACTGATTGGGCAGAACATTGTGGTTCAGTCACTTAAGAACGCAATCACAAGGGGGAGAATTGCCCCTGTTTATCTCTTCCATGGTCCACGTGGGACTGGGAAGACATCTACGGCCAGAATTTTTGCAGCTGCCTTAAATTGTCTTGCCACTGATGAAGCCAAACCATGTGGGGTCTGCAGGGAATGCACTGAGTTCATCTCTGGTAAGAGTAGCGATCTGAGAGAAGTTGATAGCACCAGTAAGAAGGGAATTGATAGAGTTAGGCACCTTTTGAAAGACTTGCTTGTAGGGCCTTCATTAGCACGTTCACGATGCAAGGTTTTTATTATTGATGAGTGTCACTTGTTACCTTCCAAGACTTGGCTAGCATTTATCAAGTTCCTTGAGGAACCACCCCTACGTGTTGTGTTCATATTCATAACAACTGACATTGACAATGTACCACGTACTGTGTTGTCCCGCTGCCAAAAGTATTTGTTTAACAAAATCAGGGACAGTGACATGGTGACCAGGTTGAGAAAGATTTCTGCTGATGAGAATTTAGATGTTCAATCAGATGCATTGGATTTGATTGCTTTGAATGCTGATGGTTCACTTCGAGATGCTGAAACTATGTTAGACCAGCTTAGTTTGCTTGGGAAAAGAATCACGACATCTCTTGTAAATGAATTTGTAAGTTGTTCTAGCGTTGCTTCCTTTACATTTATCctttaattttcaattctttattatttttctaattgaATTTCTACCAAATAGAGTTTACACCATGGATATGCTATCCTGGTGGCGTGCATCCGATTTagtaatttatgtttttaatgaGTGGACGTGGTTGATAATGTATGATCTTGGCCACGACTGAACAACAAGTCTTAATCTCACGACTAAGatacttattttttgtttagcTGTTATGGCCTTCTTTCATTTGACATTGGCGCTTTGTTCATTCTTCTTTTCTGGTACTCACAATACTAGCATATTATGGCCCCTGTTATGCGTTATTACTAGTTTAGTTAGAGGATTcatatttgatttggtttgCATTGTTTGATGCAGGTTGGGGTGGTTTCAGATGAGAAACTACTGGAGCTTTTGGAATTAGCCATGTCATCGGAAACTGCAGAGACTGTTAAGAGAGCCAGAGAGTTGATGGACTCAGGggttgatccaatggtggtgatgTCTCAGTTGGCCGCCCTTATTATGGATATTATTGCTGGGACATACCACATCATAGATTCCAAGTGTAATGGTTCACTCTTGGGTGGGAGAAGTTGTAAGTGCACTCACTTCATTGTTGTTCTTTAATGTCGTTAATTTTTGGATATAGAAGATTCCGAGCTCCACATTTTCAAGGTGCTACTGAACTGCCTATTAACTGATTGGTCCAAGCATTCAGTcatctttcttatttcaaagCTCGTATTTCCAGTGGACACCATCTAGTAACATAATAAGTTCATTCATTTTACCTTTGGAAGCTTTAACTAGCCTGTGCATGAAACACTATAATGGAGATTATAAGCATTGCCCTTTGCTAGTTAACTCATAGcaacttgattttttttgtctttttcctaaAAGTAACTTGATGCCTTTGTCTAATTGCACTGGGAATGATataattcttttcatttcccATTATATGTCCAGATAGACTGGATCTTGCTGGGTCATAGGCTTAATTGGTACTAAAGTCACTGAGGGGTTGATAATTGGTTTTGCTGATATTCGTATGAGTGGAACGTTAAGGGAATTCATAATTCCTTACATGACTACTGTGAGGATTCAGTGTGATTATTTGGATTGTGCTGAGTTAATGGATTGCATGctgttaaaaaattatgttagcATTATTCAACAAGTTTAACTGGATTCTCAATGTGTTTGTGACAATATGACTGTTGCATCACTAATGATGTATGTATATGTTATGAGCACAGATGGTTTGGGGGTTCATTATATTCAAAGCATTTATGTGATATCACTTTTTATTCTCTTGTATCCACCATCGTTAATCCATCATATGCCAAAATGTACTATAAATCAGCCAgtactttttttaattaatggaTTTTCTTCTCACATTTTTGGTCAGTGAAGTTACTTACCTAACATAAAAACTTCACAAAAAAAGGtctgtttaattttaaattcgtATGTTTTCAATTTGGCTATTATCTGCTGTCCTAAGCCAACTTTTTGATTGTGGAAATGTTTCTCAGTGACTGAAGCAGAGCTAGACAGACTGAAGAATGCTTTGAAGCTTCTATCGGAGGCTGAGAAACAGCTGAGAGTTTCAAGTGAGCGCTCCACATGGTTCACAGCAACCCTATTACAGCTAGGATCAGTGCCTTCATCAGATGCAACTCAGTCAGGGAGCAGTAGGAGGCAGAGCTCAAAGACAACTGAGGAGGATTCATCTACTGCCCAAAGGCAGAGACCTGACATTCACTTTCCACCCCAAAAGTTAACCTCTGCTACCTCTTTGCCTAAAGCTGGTGTTGAAAATGTGACTAATCAAGAGAGTCTCCTACTAGATAACGGTGCTAATATTCCCAAACACCCCCAAAGCCGATTTATAAGTGGCAATCTGTCAGTTATCTCAAATAAGTTGGACAATATCTGGTTGCAATGTATTGAGAGGTGCCATTCAAAGACACTAAGGCAACTGCTTTTTACTCATGGAAAGCTTATCTCTCTATCTGAGGTTGAAGGTTAGCACTCCTTTCTGCATGtttcattcatcttcttcttcaaatacAATGTACAATGCTGCAGAACAGATTGTACGAAAGACAGTTTATGTTATGTTTGTTTTCTGAATTTCTTTGCTCATGAGCAGTTAGCTTTCatttataagagaaaaaaattctaTTGATTTTGCCACAAAATTGCTGGCAGTTTCAGAATAATGAAGTTGATGGATTTTTCTCTgcattttgtatttgaaaaGCCACTTTTAACAGTTTAGAATTGTTACACAGTTCTTACTTGGGAAGCTATTTTCTGAAGTCTTAACTTTTCCTAGTTGCAGGTATTTTTGTTGCTTATGTTGCGTTTGGGGATAAGGACATCAAAACCAGAGCTGAAAGGTTTTTAAGCAGTATCACAAACTCATTTGAAATTGTTTTGCAGTTCAATGTAGAGGTCAGAATCATTCTGTTTTCACATGAAACTTCCATGAATAATGGAAAAGAAGTTGGTTTGCCATATTCTTTGGACGGGAATCAGATCAATACGACTGAGTTAATTAATAGGGAAAGAAAAGCAATTTCTTCCAATGCCATAGATGGTTATTCTGATATTGATTTGCATAAGGGTGCACTAGACATGCCTAGAAGAAGCCTCGATGATTCTGAAGGTAGGCTGGGTGGAACCTTTCAGCCTGCTGCTGGATCACCAATTCCATTGGTAGAAGGGAATGCTAAAACAAGTCACACAAATGAGAGGATTCCGATGCAGAGAATAGAGTCTATTATCCATGAACAGAGGTTAGAAACTGCATGGTTACAAGCTGTTGAGAAAGGTACTCCTGGGTCATTGAGTCGTTTGAAACCTGAGAAGAACCAAATCCTGCCTCAAGAAGGCATATACTCTCAGAATCAA
This window of the Diospyros lotus cultivar Yz01 chromosome 5, ASM1463336v1, whole genome shotgun sequence genome carries:
- the LOC127802660 gene encoding protein STICHEL — encoded protein: MSEMRGRGSGFDPSNLHLKKELTQIRKAARVLRDPGTTSSWRSPLSTARSAAAAAAAANVASSSNQDQYYSHHRHRSSGGGGDDAGRILQYQSPFARDRKIFLHNWRTGQRSSSEKSVATTAKSEEKRRQRPEGDGRDDGNDGSSSSSVPEESVEDSLSDAQNGGDSKSDTYIADRYASKLFKCKDTNLAPSIRRNSIKKKSKVNKHLAMALRQQIVENRRYSRQPLEALGREDSASLVDQSDDTEDYYNSEDLQRISAASPLLARLKNKNWPHSSKLLRNSRKEDSSYTYNSTPALSTSSYNRYVNRNPSTVGSWDATTASLNDGDDEVDDQLDLPGRQGCGIPCYWSKRATPKHRGACGSCYSPSLSDTLRRKGSSIFCGSQTMYQRRHRGSSSSSKKKRLASRTAQGVVPLLTNRGDGQGGSSIETGDSDDELSTNYGELDLEALSRLDGRRWSSSCRSQEGLELVALNGDAETESTPENIRSLSQKYRPMFFEELIGQNIVVQSLKNAITRGRIAPVYLFHGPRGTGKTSTARIFAAALNCLATDEAKPCGVCRECTEFISGKSSDLREVDSTSKKGIDRVRHLLKDLLVGPSLARSRCKVFIIDECHLLPSKTWLAFIKFLEEPPLRVVFIFITTDIDNVPRTVLSRCQKYLFNKIRDSDMVTRLRKISADENLDVQSDALDLIALNADGSLRDAETMLDQLSLLGKRITTSLVNEFVGVVSDEKLLELLELAMSSETAETVKRARELMDSGVDPMVVMSQLAALIMDIIAGTYHIIDSKCNGSLLGGRSLTEAELDRLKNALKLLSEAEKQLRVSSERSTWFTATLLQLGSVPSSDATQSGSSRRQSSKTTEEDSSTAQRQRPDIHFPPQKLTSATSLPKAGVENVTNQESLLLDNGANIPKHPQSRFISGNLSVISNKLDNIWLQCIERCHSKTLRQLLFTHGKLISLSEVEGIFVAYVAFGDKDIKTRAERFLSSITNSFEIVLQFNVEVRIILFSHETSMNNGKEVGLPYSLDGNQINTTELINRERKAISSNAIDGYSDIDLHKGALDMPRRSLDDSEGRLGGTFQPAAGSPIPLVEGNAKTSHTNERIPMQRIESIIHEQRLETAWLQAVEKGTPGSLSRLKPEKNQILPQEGIYSQNQMESMNSMDLSSQHWEDELTQEFKLLKISDPKTVQKDQLSKRMDQCPISPSLLHNSSFMGNIGKDNMGYESGAGAGAGAGAGGCSGLFCWNSSKPPKGAKIKQGNPVRPRKGARFAWFGECAKPKRIENRLKR